Proteins found in one Pseudomonadota bacterium genomic segment:
- a CDS encoding CDP-alcohol phosphatidyltransferase family protein yields MHFFNLPNFISLARLLSVPILINLILSHEMVASFWVFSIASLSDALDGYLARKLKIRTELGSFLDPIADKALLISVYLSLGIIGNISTWLVTLVIFRDILIVGGTILLFIFQKPIFMNPIITSKINTLFQILFISFLLASKSFGFLSFLDYFLESFEYGVGLTTLLSGTFYVKLWIERINLPSL; encoded by the coding sequence ATGCATTTTTTTAATCTTCCAAATTTTATCTCTTTAGCCCGGTTGTTAAGTGTACCCATTCTTATTAATCTTATTCTTTCTCATGAAATGGTTGCTTCTTTTTGGGTTTTCTCAATCGCTAGTTTATCAGATGCTCTGGATGGATATTTGGCCAGAAAACTTAAAATACGAACTGAGCTTGGTAGCTTTTTAGACCCCATTGCTGATAAAGCTTTATTAATTAGCGTGTATCTTTCCTTAGGAATCATTGGAAATATTTCAACATGGCTTGTAACTCTTGTTATATTTAGAGATATTTTGATCGTTGGCGGGACAATTTTACTTTTTATTTTTCAAAAGCCTATATTTATGAATCCTATCATTACCAGTAAAATTAATACTCTTTTTCAAATTTTATTTATTTCTTTTCTTTTGGCCAGCAAGAGTTTTGGATTTCTTTCATTCCTTGATTATTTCTTGGAATCATTTGAATATGGAGTTGGACTTACAACCTTGCTCTCGGGAACTTTTTATGTCAAACTATGGATTGAACGTATAAATCTTCCTTCTCTATAA
- a CDS encoding DUF2066 domain-containing protein encodes MMHLSLSSKHIFIIMIFVLGGGVFNSFFFQKSAYALPNNAPFYTIEDISVDVTDSSALIAREKALEEAQKKALYTLLERLSGRPFSFWEISLKSLTEEDLSQLIADFETTQEKSSPLRYVATLTYRFKKKGIDALLLKEGLEAQNTITEPVLIIPLLKVHNKIYLWEEENLWRHLWQDGSLSSSNIPLLVPLGDLEDIQSIDTSQALEENFMALNAISDRYKATGGAVVVLAELHPDSSSPSLKEGIPLKSSLVDILISGGLPSFEGPWQPLTISSEPQESTKNLLDRALREVIKSLNTAWSRNVLDLTMGKQDLFVKTEFSSQREWFSIREALTNLKNHHLILNYSIQKLTPHSVSLVLNFRGDITTLISRFKEEHLDLTNNEGIWTLKRAFDNKVPSISSTTSML; translated from the coding sequence ATGATGCACCTCTCCCTTTCATCGAAACATATTTTTATAATTATGATCTTTGTCCTAGGGGGAGGTGTTTTTAATTCTTTCTTTTTTCAAAAATCTGCTTATGCTCTTCCAAACAATGCGCCTTTTTACACCATTGAAGATATTTCCGTTGACGTGACAGACTCCTCCGCTCTTATTGCGCGCGAGAAAGCTTTAGAGGAAGCTCAAAAAAAGGCTCTTTATACGTTGCTCGAGCGGCTTTCTGGGCGGCCTTTTTCTTTTTGGGAAATATCTTTAAAATCTTTAACAGAAGAAGATCTCTCTCAGCTTATAGCTGATTTTGAAACAACTCAAGAGAAGTCATCTCCTCTGCGCTACGTCGCAACGTTAACTTATCGATTTAAGAAAAAAGGTATTGACGCCCTTCTTTTAAAAGAAGGGTTAGAAGCTCAAAATACAATTACAGAGCCTGTCCTCATTATTCCTCTTTTAAAAGTTCACAATAAGATCTATTTATGGGAAGAAGAAAACCTTTGGCGTCATCTTTGGCAAGATGGCTCTTTGAGTTCATCAAATATTCCATTGCTTGTTCCTTTAGGAGATCTAGAAGATATTCAATCCATAGATACTTCTCAAGCACTTGAGGAAAATTTTATGGCTTTGAATGCAATCTCGGATCGTTATAAAGCAACTGGCGGAGCGGTTGTTGTCCTTGCAGAACTTCACCCAGATTCTTCATCCCCTTCTCTTAAAGAAGGGATTCCTTTAAAATCAAGTTTAGTAGACATCTTAATTTCAGGAGGTCTTCCTTCTTTTGAAGGCCCCTGGCAACCCCTTACAATTTCTTCAGAGCCTCAGGAAAGCACAAAAAATCTTTTAGATAGAGCTCTGCGAGAAGTTATAAAATCTTTAAATACTGCTTGGAGCCGAAATGTTCTAGACCTCACAATGGGAAAACAAGATCTTTTTGTGAAAACAGAGTTTTCCTCACAAAGAGAATGGTTTTCCATAAGAGAGGCTTTAACAAATCTTAAAAATCATCATCTTATTTTAAACTATTCAATTCAAAAATTAACCCCTCATTCTGTATCTCTTGTTCTTAATTTCCGAGGAGATATTACAACTTTAATCTCTCGTTTTAAAGAAGAGCATCTTGACCTTACTAACAATGAAGGAATTTGGACTCTTAAAAGAGCATTTGATAACAAAGTTCCCTCTATTTCAAGTACGACTTCAATGCTCTAA
- the ndk gene encoding nucleoside-diphosphate kinase has translation MTTERTLSIIKPDATRRNLTGAINKRFEDAGLRIVGQKRIRVTTEQAEQFYAVHKGRPFFQDLCTFMSSGPIIVQVLEGLNAVALNRELMGSTNPANADAGTIRKDFAESIEANSVHGSDSLENAKNEISFFFSELEIVG, from the coding sequence ATGACAACTGAACGTACACTTTCTATTATTAAGCCTGACGCAACACGACGTAATCTAACAGGAGCTATTAATAAACGATTTGAAGATGCAGGCCTTCGAATCGTCGGTCAGAAGCGTATTCGCGTAACAACTGAACAGGCAGAACAATTTTATGCAGTTCATAAAGGAAGGCCTTTTTTTCAAGATCTTTGTACATTTATGTCCTCAGGTCCTATTATTGTTCAAGTTCTTGAAGGCCTAAATGCTGTTGCACTAAATCGTGAGCTCATGGGATCCACAAATCCTGCAAATGCGGATGCAGGAACAATTCGAAAAGATTTTGCTGAGTCTATTGAGGCAAACTCTGTCCATGGATCCGATTCTCTTGAAAATGCGAAGAATGAAATCTCTTTTTTCTTTTCTGAACTTGAAATTGTTGGATAA